From the Chitinophaga lutea genome, one window contains:
- a CDS encoding ABC transporter permease: MLKNYFKIAIAVLRRRKFFTFISLFGISFTLAILIVLTAFYDHLVSPAYPDHQRSRSLYLNSIELNHRKKQSHNQGPPSLYFMNKFVATLKTPEKVAISSIFGPTNTYVNNRKLVINVKYTNTAYWEVQEYDFLEGKPYSMQDLDAGSRVAVISRETKENYFGDAPTVVGRYINTNNEQFRVIGVVDNVPKTMLYSYADMYLPYTLSKTEMANKSYNSNFTAILLARSEKDLPAIQSEFAAMIQKVPLDSAQYDEIKGSVDSYVASFTRIFNGGGSSAAAVRRLIVYVSIFVFLFMLLPTINLVNINTSRIMERSSEIGVRKAFGASSGTLAIQFIVENLILTFLGGIIGVLLSWAVLSIVNGSRLIPNAHLGINFTVLGASVLACIVFGLLSGVFPAWRMSRMQVVTALKAN; encoded by the coding sequence ATGCTTAAAAACTATTTTAAAATAGCCATCGCGGTGCTGCGAAGGAGGAAATTCTTCACTTTCATCAGCCTGTTCGGCATCAGTTTTACGCTGGCCATCCTGATCGTGCTCACGGCATTTTACGACCACCTGGTAAGCCCGGCCTACCCGGACCATCAGCGCAGCCGTTCCTTGTATCTCAACTCCATCGAACTGAACCACCGGAAAAAACAAAGCCACAACCAGGGGCCGCCGAGCTTGTATTTTATGAACAAATTCGTAGCCACGCTGAAAACGCCGGAGAAGGTAGCCATATCGTCCATCTTCGGGCCCACCAACACTTATGTGAACAACCGCAAACTGGTGATCAACGTCAAATACACCAACACCGCCTACTGGGAAGTGCAGGAATACGACTTCCTTGAAGGGAAACCCTATTCCATGCAGGATTTGGACGCGGGCAGCCGTGTAGCGGTTATTTCCAGAGAAACGAAGGAAAATTATTTCGGTGACGCGCCCACCGTAGTGGGCCGCTACATCAACACCAACAACGAGCAGTTCAGGGTGATCGGGGTGGTGGACAATGTGCCGAAAACCATGCTCTATTCCTATGCAGACATGTATCTGCCGTACACCCTTTCGAAAACCGAAATGGCCAACAAATCGTACAACAGCAACTTCACCGCCATCCTGCTGGCCCGTTCTGAAAAAGATCTGCCCGCCATCCAGTCAGAATTTGCAGCGATGATCCAGAAAGTGCCGCTCGACAGTGCGCAGTACGACGAGATCAAGGGCTCCGTGGATTCTTACGTCGCCAGCTTCACCCGTATTTTCAACGGCGGGGGCAGCAGCGCCGCAGCCGTACGGCGCCTGATCGTGTACGTGAGTATTTTTGTATTCCTCTTTATGCTGCTGCCCACCATCAATCTCGTAAACATCAACACCAGCCGCATCATGGAACGTTCTTCCGAGATCGGCGTGCGCAAGGCATTCGGCGCTTCGTCCGGTACGCTGGCCATCCAGTTCATCGTCGAAAACCTCATCCTCACCTTCCTGGGCGGGATCATCGGGGTACTGCTCAGCTGGGCCGTACTGTCGATCGTGAACGGCAGCAGGCTTATCCCGAACGCCCATCTCGGCATCAACTTCACCGTGCTGGGGGCCAGCGTGCTTGCCTGTATCGTATTCGGCCTGCTGTCCGGCGTATTTCCCGCCTGGCGCATGAGCCGCATGCAGGTTGTCACCGCCTTAAAAGCCAATTAA
- a CDS encoding ABC transporter ATP-binding protein, which produces MIRLQNIEKVYRTDTIETQALNNISLNVAKGEFLSIMGPSGCGKSTLLNIMGLLDAPTRGDIRIAENSTSQLSDKKLAQFRNRQIGFIFQSYHLISDLQVLDNVELPLLYRKSTARERKELASAALGKVGLSNRIKHFPTQLSGGQKQRVAIARAIVGKPQIILADEPTGNLDSGMGNEVMEILLHLNRTEGTTIVMVTHDEQMARKTHRLVRLFDGAQVQ; this is translated from the coding sequence ATGATCCGCTTACAAAACATAGAAAAGGTATATCGTACCGACACGATAGAAACCCAGGCGCTGAACAACATCAGCCTCAACGTGGCCAAAGGCGAATTTTTGTCGATCATGGGGCCCTCCGGCTGCGGCAAAAGCACGCTGCTCAATATCATGGGCCTGCTCGACGCGCCAACCCGCGGCGACATCCGGATTGCGGAGAACAGCACGTCGCAATTGTCGGATAAAAAACTCGCGCAGTTCCGGAACCGGCAGATCGGGTTTATTTTCCAGAGTTATCATCTCATTTCCGACCTCCAGGTGCTCGACAACGTGGAGCTGCCCCTGCTCTACCGCAAGTCTACCGCCCGGGAAAGAAAGGAGCTGGCCAGCGCCGCGCTCGGTAAGGTGGGCCTCAGCAACCGCATCAAACACTTCCCCACGCAGCTTTCCGGCGGGCAGAAGCAGCGTGTGGCCATTGCGCGGGCCATCGTGGGCAAACCGCAGATCATCCTCGCGGATGAGCCCACCGGCAACCTCGACAGCGGCATGGGCAACGAAGTGATGGAAATACTGCTGCACCTCAACCGTACCGAAGGCACCACCATCGTAATGGTGACGCACGATGAGCAGATGGCCCGCAAAACGCACCGCCTCGTGCGGCTTTTCGACGGCGCACAGGTACAATAA
- a CDS encoding TolC family protein, producing the protein MRTALTGICIIIGCSASGQDTLRLGLRQVVDMAKAGSIASKQAATVKETRYWEWRTYRSNYQPQLALNGILPGYRKTFESVRQPNGTVEFKPVHNNNSSLNLSFSQGITATGGKIYGATELQRFDDFDRKNTSYNGVPYTIGYSQPLFQFNTLKWDKKIAPLKYAESRQQYIADLEVVAVTASGYFFDLLLAQVNYQIAETNLANTRQIQRIADEKYALGKISRNEILQLQLEYLKAEKSAGKARRDMEIAMLNLRSYTGLQEAGKIALDVPPAEINMQVSAGKVLEEAYANNADAIAFVRRLVEARRDVAQARGNTGLNATLTANLGVSNSAATVPKIYQSPQQQQLLQLEFSVPILDWGRSRSRTKTAEANMKLVEYMVEQDKLNFVHAITTQVTLFDMMKGQVILTAEADSIATEKYQIAQERYVLGNLSITDLSIAFQEKDQAKRDYVLALRDFWGAYYELRSISLYDFEKNQKIIYP; encoded by the coding sequence ATGAGAACAGCACTGACCGGCATATGCATCATCATCGGCTGCTCCGCCAGCGGGCAGGACACACTCCGGCTGGGCCTCCGGCAGGTGGTGGACATGGCGAAAGCAGGTTCCATCGCCTCCAAACAGGCGGCTACCGTAAAGGAAACCAGATACTGGGAGTGGCGTACCTATCGCTCCAACTACCAGCCGCAGCTGGCGCTCAACGGCATTTTACCCGGCTACCGCAAAACGTTCGAAAGCGTGCGCCAGCCCAACGGTACCGTGGAATTCAAACCCGTGCACAATAACAACTCCTCGCTGAACCTGTCTTTCAGCCAGGGCATCACCGCCACCGGCGGAAAAATATACGGCGCCACGGAGCTGCAGCGGTTCGATGATTTCGACCGGAAAAACACGTCCTATAACGGCGTGCCCTACACGATCGGGTATTCGCAGCCGCTGTTCCAGTTCAACACCCTGAAGTGGGATAAAAAAATAGCACCCCTGAAATATGCCGAGAGCCGGCAGCAGTACATCGCAGACCTCGAAGTGGTGGCCGTTACAGCCAGCGGCTACTTCTTCGACCTGCTGCTGGCGCAGGTGAACTACCAGATCGCAGAGACCAATCTTGCCAATACCCGCCAGATCCAGCGCATTGCCGATGAAAAATATGCGCTGGGCAAAATCTCCCGCAACGAAATTCTCCAGTTGCAGCTGGAGTATCTGAAAGCGGAGAAGTCGGCCGGCAAGGCCCGCCGCGACATGGAGATCGCCATGCTCAACCTCCGCTCCTATACAGGGTTGCAGGAGGCCGGAAAAATTGCGCTGGATGTGCCGCCTGCGGAAATCAACATGCAGGTGTCGGCCGGCAAGGTACTGGAAGAAGCGTACGCCAATAACGCCGATGCCATCGCCTTTGTGCGGCGGCTGGTGGAAGCCAGGCGCGACGTGGCGCAAGCCAGGGGAAATACGGGATTGAATGCCACCCTCACCGCCAACCTCGGCGTTTCCAACAGTGCCGCTACCGTCCCCAAGATCTACCAAAGCCCTCAGCAACAACAGCTCCTGCAGCTGGAGTTTTCGGTGCCCATTCTCGACTGGGGCCGTTCCCGCTCCAGGACCAAAACGGCGGAAGCGAATATGAAGCTGGTGGAATACATGGTGGAACAGGACAAGCTCAACTTCGTGCATGCCATCACCACGCAGGTGACCCTTTTTGATATGATGAAGGGACAGGTGATACTCACCGCCGAGGCAGACAGCATCGCCACCGAAAAGTACCAGATCGCGCAGGAGCGTTATGTGCTGGGCAACCTGAGCATCACCGACCTGAGCATCGCCTTCCAGGAAAAGGACCAGGCGAAACGCGACTACGTGCTGGCGCTGCGCGACTTCTGGGGAGCCTATTATGAACTGCGCAGCATTTCCCTGTACGATTTTGAAAAGAACCAAAAGATCATTTATCCATAA
- a CDS encoding efflux RND transporter periplasmic adaptor subunit, whose protein sequence is MDKEISPAELNRARRKRLLIAAACAVVLIAGFLIFRYAVKPSLKASSFTTAVVEKGDVDNTISATGEILPEFEEVITSPINASIREVHLDAGNAVASGQSILQLDKTAAQTEYEKGKFQLESKLNNLRKLKLELGKSYFDLQSNNSIKQLRINSLRADVENARRLFKAGGGTREDVEQAEMELKVAGLEKEQLDNEVRSKQQTMQVEIRESEIAIAIQRQELQTLLRKLEQASIIATRGGVVTWVNRNIGAAIREGEELARIADLRSFKVTGSISDTYLSRLYSGMPVLVRVNNEDIRGTIATIHPAVQNGVATFDITLRERNHKALRPKMKTDVFLVTATAGNVLRVSNGPAFKGSGTQDIFVVSNGKAYRRRVHTGMSNFDYVELKDNVRAGEVVITSDMTEYKHAREIDIQ, encoded by the coding sequence ATGGACAAAGAGATTTCCCCCGCCGAACTGAATCGCGCCAGAAGAAAGCGCCTCCTCATTGCGGCCGCCTGTGCGGTTGTGCTGATAGCCGGCTTTCTGATCTTCCGCTATGCCGTTAAACCATCCCTCAAGGCATCATCCTTTACCACCGCCGTGGTGGAAAAGGGAGATGTCGACAATACCATCAGCGCCACCGGCGAGATACTGCCGGAATTCGAAGAAGTGATCACCAGCCCTATCAACGCCTCCATCCGCGAAGTGCACCTCGATGCCGGCAACGCGGTGGCCAGCGGGCAGTCCATCCTTCAGCTCGACAAAACGGCCGCGCAAACGGAATACGAAAAAGGCAAATTCCAGCTGGAGTCCAAACTGAACAATCTCCGCAAACTGAAGCTCGAGCTCGGCAAAAGTTATTTCGACCTGCAATCGAACAACAGCATCAAACAGCTTCGCATCAACAGCCTGCGGGCCGATGTGGAAAACGCGCGCCGCCTCTTCAAAGCCGGCGGCGGCACCCGCGAGGACGTGGAGCAGGCCGAAATGGAACTGAAGGTGGCGGGCTTGGAAAAGGAGCAACTGGACAACGAGGTCAGGAGCAAACAACAAACCATGCAGGTGGAAATACGGGAATCCGAGATCGCCATCGCCATCCAGCGGCAGGAACTGCAAACCCTGCTCCGCAAGCTGGAACAGGCCAGCATCATAGCTACCCGCGGCGGTGTGGTGACCTGGGTGAACCGCAACATCGGCGCGGCCATCCGGGAAGGAGAAGAACTCGCCCGGATTGCCGACCTCCGCAGCTTCAAAGTGACCGGCAGCATTTCAGACACCTATCTCAGCCGGCTGTACAGCGGCATGCCCGTGCTGGTGCGGGTGAACAACGAAGACATCCGCGGCACCATCGCCACCATTCACCCCGCCGTGCAGAACGGCGTGGCCACTTTCGACATCACGCTCAGGGAGCGCAACCACAAAGCCCTGCGGCCCAAAATGAAAACGGATGTGTTCCTCGTTACCGCCACCGCCGGCAATGTGCTGCGGGTCAGCAACGGGCCCGCCTTCAAGGGCAGCGGTACGCAGGACATTTTTGTGGTGAGCAACGGCAAGGCCTACCGCCGCCGCGTGCATACCGGCATGAGCAATTTTGATTACGTGGAACTGAAAGACAATGTGCGGGCCGGCGAGGTGGTGATCACGTCCGATATGACCGAATACAAACACGCCAGGGAAATCGATATACAATGA
- a CDS encoding cellulase family glycosylhydrolase, with product MKTILSLAAAMLVFLSSHAQGFLRTAGTRIVNEKGDNVLLRGVGLGGWMLQEGYMLKVYRQGQQHKIRARMEELIGKERTDEFYEAWLANHTTRADIDAMKAWGFNSVRLPMHYRLYETEKGFTITDSLLAWCKANRMYLILDLHAAPGGQGNDLNIADRDGSQPSLWENEAHQQATVAFWRKVAARYKDEPWIAAYDIINEPNFGFEDPVNDKNGIKETKNEPLRRLMMEITKAIRETDQRHIVIIEGNGWGNNYNGVLPPWDSNMVLSFHKYWNYNNEQAISYMIRYRDQYNVPIWVGETGENSNVWFTNAIRLLESHNIGWAWWPLKKIGVSNPLEIPSNPDYQQVLAYWNEKSAPKPSAETAYRGVMALARATNFRNNVVHRDVLDAMLRQPSDPGTLPFKPNLIAPGAAIRAVDYDLGSNGYAYYDTDTANYRVSDPKHTGGNRGGAYRNDGVDIRSDDGLFITDIENGEWLQYTLNVRKQGKYTIRLEVAADSLPGKVSVETNGAVKAATVPVGQWQWVEVKEVPLKRGVQKLRVKAVSGGYKFREIRFEN from the coding sequence ATGAAAACGATCTTGTCCCTTGCAGCCGCCATGCTGGTGTTTTTATCTTCCCATGCCCAGGGTTTCCTCAGGACCGCCGGCACGCGCATCGTCAATGAAAAAGGAGACAACGTACTGCTGCGGGGCGTAGGCCTCGGCGGCTGGATGCTGCAGGAAGGGTATATGCTGAAAGTGTACCGCCAGGGCCAACAGCATAAAATCCGTGCCCGTATGGAGGAACTGATCGGGAAAGAGAGAACAGATGAATTTTACGAGGCCTGGCTCGCCAATCATACCACCCGCGCAGATATCGATGCCATGAAAGCCTGGGGCTTCAACTCTGTGCGCCTGCCGATGCATTACCGCCTCTATGAAACGGAAAAAGGTTTTACGATTACGGACAGCCTGCTGGCCTGGTGTAAAGCCAACCGGATGTACCTCATCCTGGATTTGCACGCCGCCCCCGGCGGGCAGGGCAACGATCTCAACATCGCCGACCGCGACGGCAGCCAGCCCTCGCTCTGGGAAAATGAAGCCCATCAGCAAGCCACGGTTGCCTTCTGGCGCAAGGTGGCGGCGCGTTATAAGGACGAGCCCTGGATTGCGGCTTATGATATCATCAACGAACCGAACTTCGGGTTCGAAGATCCGGTGAACGACAAAAACGGCATCAAAGAAACGAAAAACGAACCCCTGCGCCGGTTGATGATGGAGATCACCAAAGCCATCCGCGAAACCGATCAGCGGCATATCGTGATCATTGAAGGCAATGGCTGGGGCAATAATTACAATGGGGTATTGCCGCCGTGGGACAGCAACATGGTGCTCAGCTTTCACAAATACTGGAACTACAACAACGAGCAGGCGATCAGTTACATGATCCGCTACCGCGACCAGTACAATGTTCCCATATGGGTCGGTGAGACCGGGGAAAATTCCAACGTTTGGTTCACCAATGCCATCCGTTTGCTGGAGTCGCACAACATTGGCTGGGCCTGGTGGCCGTTGAAAAAGATCGGCGTCAGCAACCCGCTGGAAATCCCTTCCAATCCCGATTACCAGCAGGTGCTCGCATACTGGAACGAAAAGAGCGCGCCGAAACCTTCCGCAGAAACTGCTTACCGGGGCGTAATGGCGCTGGCCCGGGCCACGAACTTCCGCAATAACGTGGTGCACCGCGATGTGCTGGATGCCATGCTGCGTCAGCCTTCCGACCCGGGTACGCTTCCGTTCAAACCGAATCTCATTGCACCGGGCGCAGCCATCCGTGCGGTGGATTACGACCTCGGGAGCAATGGTTATGCGTATTATGATACGGACACGGCCAACTACCGCGTGTCCGATCCCAAACATACCGGCGGCAACCGGGGCGGCGCGTACCGTAACGACGGCGTTGATATCAGAAGCGACGATGGTCTTTTCATAACGGATATTGAAAACGGTGAATGGCTGCAATACACGCTCAACGTGCGTAAACAGGGAAAATACACCATCCGGCTGGAGGTGGCGGCAGATAGCCTGCCCGGGAAAGTCAGCGTTGAAACGAACGGCGCGGTAAAAGCGGCAACGGTGCCGGTGGGGCAGTGGCAGTGGGTGGAAGTGAAAGAGGTGCCGCTGAAAAGAGGCGTACAAAAACTTCGCGTAAAGGCAGTCTCCGGAGGGTATAAATTCCGCGAAATCAGGTTTGAAAACTGA
- a CDS encoding polysaccharide lyase 6 family protein, with protein sequence MKHSFFVLAIAMLASLQLRAHDITVRSLAELQTAIGKAAPGDVILLANGVYTAAADIVIDRQGTKAKPITIAAQTVNGAEINGSGGFSIIKPAAHIVIKGFRFTHKAGRAKTAPGTTFCRWTRNVFETPGDGENLYIAGSDHEIDYNTFQHKNAMGRFLAIRGENAQIAERLWIHHNYFFDQQPQKGNGIETLQFGLSGFSMSSSNSIVEYNLFEQCAGENEMISVKASAVVLRYNTIRNCPAQFTLRHGNRCEVYGNYFVNTPGIRIFGDDHLIHSNYFENCKPAINIGNGDGEVADGAKLTCHDRPDRVLIAFNTLVNNPQNILQGGRNNGMGATAITLAHNIVQNSEAPAAELAGPNKDIVWTANLLHKVDKNGDMPASGYTSTDPKLAKDNTGTFHLQAGSPAKGSVKTAYPAIKTDMDGQPRKAPLDAGADQLSSAKRTAQILDPALVGQAAGR encoded by the coding sequence ATGAAACATTCTTTCTTCGTGCTGGCCATTGCGATGCTGGCCTCATTACAGCTCCGCGCGCATGATATTACCGTCCGTTCGCTGGCGGAACTGCAAACCGCCATCGGCAAAGCGGCGCCGGGCGATGTGATCTTACTGGCCAATGGGGTGTACACCGCAGCGGCGGATATTGTGATCGACAGGCAGGGCACAAAAGCGAAGCCCATTACCATTGCGGCACAAACGGTGAACGGCGCCGAGATCAACGGCAGCGGCGGTTTCAGTATCATAAAACCGGCCGCGCATATCGTCATCAAAGGATTCAGGTTCACCCATAAAGCCGGCCGCGCCAAAACCGCGCCGGGCACCACTTTTTGCCGCTGGACGCGCAACGTGTTCGAAACGCCGGGTGATGGGGAAAATCTCTACATCGCCGGCAGCGATCACGAAATAGATTATAACACGTTCCAGCATAAGAACGCCATGGGCCGTTTCCTCGCTATCCGCGGAGAAAACGCGCAGATCGCCGAGCGGCTGTGGATACACCACAACTACTTCTTCGACCAGCAGCCGCAGAAAGGAAACGGAATAGAAACCCTGCAATTCGGCCTCAGCGGCTTCAGCATGTCGTCGAGCAACAGCATCGTGGAATACAACCTTTTTGAACAATGCGCGGGCGAAAACGAGATGATATCCGTCAAAGCTTCTGCCGTGGTGCTGCGTTACAATACCATCCGCAACTGCCCGGCGCAGTTTACGCTCCGCCATGGCAACCGCTGCGAGGTGTACGGCAACTATTTCGTGAACACACCGGGCATCCGCATCTTCGGCGACGATCATCTTATTCACAGCAACTATTTCGAAAACTGCAAACCGGCCATCAACATAGGGAACGGCGACGGCGAAGTGGCGGACGGAGCCAAACTCACCTGCCACGACCGGCCCGACAGGGTGTTGATCGCCTTCAATACGCTGGTGAACAATCCGCAGAATATCCTCCAGGGCGGCCGCAATAACGGGATGGGAGCCACCGCCATCACCCTGGCGCATAACATCGTGCAGAACAGTGAGGCGCCGGCAGCGGAACTCGCCGGCCCGAACAAGGATATTGTCTGGACGGCCAACCTGTTGCATAAAGTCGATAAAAACGGGGACATGCCCGCATCCGGCTATACTTCCACAGATCCAAAACTCGCCAAAGACAATACCGGCACCTTTCACCTGCAGGCGGGCAGCCCGGCCAAAGGCTCTGTAAAAACAGCCTATCCCGCCATCAAAACGGACATGGATGGCCAGCCCCGCAAAGCGCCGCTGGATGCCGGTGCCGATCAGCTCTCCTCCGCGAAAAGAACCGCACAAATCCTGGACCCCGCCCTGGTGGGCCAGGCCGCCGGGCGGTAA